A region from the uncultured Draconibacterium sp. genome encodes:
- a CDS encoding DUF6807 family protein: protein MKYFLMLVLFVVVAAGVSSGQLTMKKETDGIRIVDGNSPVLFYQVQPKSKNGKFERCNYVHPLWGIDGQVLTEDFPADHLHHRGVFWSWHQVWIDDKRIGDPWELSDFEQDISEVEFIKEADQTVWIRSEVLWLSDKWKINGRKAPYLKEKVGIHVHKRVGQYRKIDFEIQLLALEENLRLGGSEDEKGYGGFSVRLALPDDVGFIGEKGTIEPQNTAVSSPGFVQVKGSMGQNNSTAGIIIVDEATNPDFPQQWILRAKNSMQNVAWPGANPVSLSTTEPLVLNYSLIVHAGKMKTKKIIKIIEP, encoded by the coding sequence ATGAAATACTTTCTTATGCTGGTGCTGTTTGTTGTAGTTGCAGCTGGTGTCTCCAGCGGTCAGCTTACGATGAAGAAAGAAACAGATGGAATACGCATTGTAGATGGTAACTCGCCTGTGTTGTTTTATCAGGTTCAACCCAAAAGCAAAAACGGTAAATTCGAGCGCTGTAACTACGTGCATCCATTGTGGGGCATCGATGGGCAGGTTTTAACAGAAGATTTTCCTGCCGATCATCTTCACCATCGCGGAGTATTCTGGTCGTGGCACCAGGTGTGGATCGACGATAAAAGAATTGGCGACCCGTGGGAATTGTCTGATTTTGAGCAGGACATTAGCGAAGTTGAATTTATAAAAGAAGCCGACCAAACGGTTTGGATAAGAAGCGAAGTATTGTGGCTTTCTGATAAATGGAAGATAAATGGAAGAAAAGCACCTTATTTGAAGGAGAAAGTTGGCATACACGTGCACAAACGGGTTGGTCAATACCGTAAAATTGATTTTGAAATACAATTATTAGCTTTGGAAGAAAATCTTCGCCTGGGAGGATCTGAAGATGAAAAAGGTTATGGGGGGTTTTCGGTGCGACTGGCGCTTCCTGACGATGTTGGTTTTATTGGAGAAAAAGGCACAATTGAACCTCAAAATACAGCTGTTTCATCACCTGGTTTTGTACAGGTAAAAGGTTCAATGGGGCAGAATAATTCAACTGCAGGAATAATAATTGTAGATGAAGCAACTAATCCGGATTTTCCACAGCAATGGATTTTAAGAGCCAAAAATAGCATGCAGAATGTTGCCTGGCCAGGGGCTAATCCTGTTTCACTCTCAACAACAGAACCTTTGGTGCTGAACTACTCACTTATAGTGCATGCCGGAAAAATGAAAACCAAAAAAATAATCAAAATAATAGAACCATAG
- a CDS encoding Gfo/Idh/MocA family oxidoreductase: protein MSTDRREFIKKSTIAAAAVSVVPGLLNACASPAEQVNVALIGCRSMGFSNLQSFLRKENNVACVALCDVDNNVLENKAAEVEKMTGKRPLTYNDFRHVLDNKDVNAVIIGTPDHWHAIIMMSALEAGKHVYVEKPMGHSIEECNAMVAMQAKHPELYCQVGMWQRSSKHWFEASEIVKSGILGDVHLVKAWIYKGYDKPYPVMPDEDKAPDYVDYDMWLGPAPKRAFNWNRFHYNHRWWYDYAGGAMTDWGVHLLDFAMFAMDAGMPESITPGGGIFYHEEGAIETPDIQQAIYKYPKHVMIWECGLNPGIGPYQRGHGVAFVGQKGTLVLSRSGYEILPDNSSELKGPFFEAKVQKAYGDGLNEHVVNMLSCIRKGGSLNAPVEVGAQTAIVSEMGNMAYRVGQRINWNNDTQSFNEQVANDLIKLNYNPNWQLPKV, encoded by the coding sequence ATGAGTACTGATAGAAGAGAATTTATAAAAAAATCGACAATTGCTGCAGCAGCAGTTAGTGTTGTACCAGGCCTTTTAAATGCCTGTGCCTCGCCTGCCGAACAGGTAAATGTTGCTTTAATTGGTTGCCGGTCGATGGGCTTTAGCAACCTGCAAAGCTTTTTGCGCAAAGAAAACAATGTAGCCTGCGTAGCTCTTTGCGATGTAGATAACAACGTTTTGGAAAATAAAGCTGCCGAAGTTGAAAAGATGACCGGTAAGCGACCGCTAACTTACAACGATTTCAGGCATGTTCTTGATAATAAAGATGTTAATGCTGTAATTATTGGAACACCCGATCATTGGCATGCCATTATTATGATGAGCGCACTTGAAGCAGGAAAACATGTTTATGTGGAAAAACCGATGGGACATAGTATTGAAGAGTGTAATGCCATGGTGGCCATGCAGGCAAAACACCCTGAACTGTACTGCCAGGTGGGAATGTGGCAGCGTAGTTCAAAACATTGGTTTGAAGCATCAGAGATAGTAAAATCAGGAATACTTGGAGATGTACACCTGGTAAAAGCATGGATTTATAAAGGTTACGATAAGCCTTACCCGGTAATGCCCGACGAGGATAAAGCTCCTGATTATGTGGACTATGATATGTGGCTGGGGCCTGCGCCAAAACGTGCATTTAACTGGAACCGCTTTCATTATAACCACCGTTGGTGGTACGATTATGCAGGAGGTGCAATGACCGACTGGGGAGTGCACCTGCTCGATTTTGCCATGTTTGCTATGGATGCCGGAATGCCCGAATCTATTACTCCGGGTGGCGGAATCTTTTACCATGAAGAAGGTGCCATTGAAACTCCCGATATACAACAGGCAATCTATAAATATCCTAAACATGTTATGATATGGGAATGTGGCCTGAACCCTGGAATTGGACCCTATCAGCGTGGCCATGGGGTTGCATTTGTAGGGCAAAAAGGCACTTTGGTATTGTCGCGTAGTGGTTACGAAATTTTACCCGATAATAGCAGTGAATTAAAAGGTCCTTTCTTTGAAGCTAAAGTACAGAAAGCCTATGGCGACGGCTTAAATGAACATGTAGTTAATATGTTAAGCTGTATAAGAAAAGGAGGAAGCCTGAATGCTCCGGTTGAGGTTGGTGCCCAAACAGCTATTGTTTCTGAAATGGGAAATATGGCTTATAGGGTTGGGCAACGAATTAACTGGAATAATGACACCCAAAGTTTTAACGAGCAAGTTGCTAATGATTTAATAAAATTGAATTATAACCCGAATTGGCAACTGCCAAAAGTATAG
- a CDS encoding S9 family peptidase has protein sequence MKNLVLMPAIILFVLAACSTNEKIMPPVAKKIPKELTTHGHTRIDNYYWMNERENPEVIAHLEAENAYKDAVMKHTEELQENLYDEIKSKIKEKNESVPYKKNGYFYYYKQLPEKEYDVNCRKKGSLDADEEIILDENILAEGHEYFAIGGMSVSPDNKILAYGTDTVSRRKYTIQFKNLETGELLEDAIPLTTGNAVWANDNKTVYYVLKDDVTLRSEKIMKHTLGTPVEDDVEIFYEEDETFSTGVFKTKSEAFIMIYSFSTLTTEFRFIDANNPDEEFKIIQPRTRGLEYSVNHFEDHFYIRTNLNAQNFRLMKTPVLKTEKENWTEVIAHREDVFFTGFDVFKDYLIVSERKEGITQLRVMPWKGEEYYIDFDEEVYTANSDINLEFDSEVFRFSYSSMTTPTSIFDFNLKTKERTLLKQDEVLGGFDKNNYETKRIYATAGDGTQIPMSIVYKKGMEKNGENPTMLYGYGSYGATMDPRFRLSILPLLDRGFVYAIAHIRGSQINGRAWYEDGKLLNKMNTFTDFNDCAQFLIDDGYTNPEKLFALGGSAGGLLMGTCINLRPELYKGVIAAVPFVDVVTTMLDESIPLTTSEFDEWGNPKVEKYYHYMLAYSPYDQVEAKDYPALLVTTGLHDSQVQYWEPAKWVAKLRELKTDDNPLIFHINMDYGHGGASGRYEWIKETALQYAFIFDLIGME, from the coding sequence ATGAAAAATCTAGTTTTGATGCCTGCCATAATTTTATTTGTTTTGGCAGCTTGTTCTACAAACGAAAAAATTATGCCACCAGTAGCAAAGAAAATACCAAAAGAGTTAACAACACATGGGCATACGCGAATCGATAATTATTATTGGATGAATGAGCGTGAAAATCCGGAAGTGATTGCCCACCTGGAAGCAGAAAATGCCTATAAAGATGCGGTGATGAAACACACCGAAGAACTGCAGGAAAACTTGTATGATGAAATCAAATCAAAGATTAAAGAAAAAAATGAGTCGGTACCATACAAAAAGAATGGCTATTTCTATTATTACAAACAACTTCCGGAGAAAGAATATGATGTAAACTGCCGAAAAAAAGGATCGTTGGATGCCGATGAAGAAATAATTCTGGATGAAAATATATTGGCAGAAGGACACGAGTATTTTGCCATTGGTGGAATGTCGGTCAGCCCCGACAACAAGATTCTGGCATACGGAACAGATACGGTTAGTAGAAGAAAATACACCATTCAATTTAAAAACCTCGAAACCGGCGAGTTGTTGGAAGATGCTATTCCTTTAACTACCGGCAATGCTGTTTGGGCAAACGATAATAAAACGGTTTATTATGTGTTGAAAGATGATGTTACGCTTCGTTCTGAAAAAATTATGAAGCATACGCTGGGAACACCGGTTGAAGATGATGTTGAGATATTTTACGAAGAGGATGAAACTTTTTCCACCGGCGTATTTAAAACAAAATCAGAAGCATTTATCATGATTTACAGTTTTAGTACGCTTACCACCGAATTCCGGTTTATTGATGCTAATAACCCTGACGAAGAATTTAAAATTATACAGCCCAGAACACGGGGACTAGAATATTCGGTCAACCATTTTGAAGATCATTTTTATATACGGACCAATTTAAATGCGCAAAATTTCCGATTGATGAAAACACCGGTGTTAAAAACGGAAAAGGAAAACTGGACCGAAGTTATTGCACACCGCGAAGATGTTTTTTTTACCGGTTTTGATGTTTTTAAAGACTACCTTATCGTTTCGGAACGTAAAGAAGGAATTACGCAGCTTCGTGTTATGCCATGGAAAGGGGAAGAGTATTACATTGATTTTGACGAAGAAGTTTATACAGCAAATTCGGATATTAATCTTGAGTTTGATAGCGAAGTCTTTAGGTTTAGCTACTCCTCGATGACCACCCCGACATCAATCTTTGATTTCAACCTGAAAACCAAGGAGCGCACCTTGTTAAAACAAGACGAGGTTTTAGGTGGTTTTGATAAAAATAACTACGAAACCAAACGTATTTATGCTACGGCCGGCGATGGAACCCAGATCCCAATGTCGATTGTGTACAAAAAGGGAATGGAAAAAAATGGTGAAAATCCAACAATGCTTTACGGATATGGATCATACGGTGCAACCATGGATCCACGTTTTCGGCTATCAATTCTTCCGCTCCTCGATCGGGGGTTTGTTTACGCCATTGCTCACATTAGGGGCAGTCAGATAAATGGACGTGCCTGGTACGAAGATGGTAAACTGTTGAATAAAATGAACACTTTTACCGACTTTAATGATTGCGCGCAATTTTTAATTGATGATGGGTATACCAATCCTGAAAAACTTTTTGCATTAGGAGGAAGTGCCGGAGGTCTGTTGATGGGAACCTGCATTAATCTTCGCCCCGAATTGTATAAAGGTGTAATTGCAGCAGTACCTTTTGTTGATGTGGTAACAACCATGCTCGACGAAAGTATTCCATTAACCACCAGCGAGTTTGATGAGTGGGGAAATCCAAAAGTAGAAAAGTACTACCACTACATGCTGGCGTATTCGCCTTACGACCAGGTTGAAGCAAAGGATTATCCGGCCTTGCTGGTAACTACCGGCTTGCACGATTCGCAGGTGCAATATTGGGAACCTGCCAAATGGGTGGCCAAACTCCGCGAATTAAAAACTGATGATAATCCACTGATTTTCCATATAAATATGGATTACGGACATGGAGGTGCATCAGGTCGCTACGAATGGATTAAAGAAACGGCTTTACAATACGCCTTTATTTTCGATTTGATTGGAATGGAATAA
- a CDS encoding Gfo/Idh/MocA family oxidoreductase, with protein MTDRREFLKKVSAGTAGVAVAGTTMGMSAKSYSKIIGANDKLNVAIMGLGRRLGAFYDPIAQKESNVELKYLCDVMQHQREKAAASFAKRIDYKPKLENDFRKALDDKDLDCIINATPDHWHTPGAVMAMQAGKHVYVEKPCSHNMYENEMIVKAAEKYNKVVQMGNQQRSSAHTIEIIKDIHDGIIGVPYRAVAFYINKRGEVPVQKQAPVPTGLDWEIWQGPAVHREYTEETWNYNWHWYGWNYGTGETGNNATHELDVARWALQVGFPNNVHVEADKRHFFNDGWEMYDTMDATFKFDENKVIKWDGRSRSGHDTYGMGGRGTIIYGSEGTVFVDRGKYILYDRNGKIVKDSKSATQEAGTALGGGGDTSTKHVQNWFNGIRGKENLNAHIAEGAISMTMVHYANVAYRIGHGFDICGKTGMMFDRAAMKLWGREYDPNWEPKI; from the coding sequence ATGACTGACAGAAGAGAATTTTTAAAAAAGGTATCAGCCGGAACAGCTGGAGTAGCAGTAGCCGGAACAACAATGGGGATGTCGGCAAAAAGTTACAGCAAAATTATTGGCGCAAACGATAAACTAAACGTAGCCATTATGGGCTTGGGGCGTCGTCTTGGCGCATTTTACGATCCAATTGCCCAAAAAGAAAGCAATGTAGAATTGAAATATTTGTGCGATGTTATGCAACATCAGCGCGAAAAAGCAGCAGCCAGTTTTGCAAAACGAATCGACTATAAGCCAAAACTTGAAAATGATTTCAGAAAAGCACTGGATGACAAAGACCTTGATTGTATAATTAATGCAACACCCGACCACTGGCATACTCCGGGAGCAGTTATGGCGATGCAGGCAGGCAAGCATGTTTATGTTGAGAAACCATGCAGCCATAACATGTACGAGAATGAAATGATTGTGAAAGCTGCTGAAAAATATAATAAAGTGGTTCAAATGGGAAACCAGCAGCGCTCTTCAGCACATACCATCGAAATTATTAAAGATATTCATGATGGAATTATTGGCGTACCTTATCGCGCGGTTGCTTTTTACATTAATAAACGAGGCGAAGTGCCGGTGCAAAAACAAGCTCCGGTGCCAACTGGTCTTGATTGGGAGATTTGGCAAGGACCTGCCGTACATCGCGAGTATACCGAAGAAACATGGAATTACAACTGGCACTGGTACGGCTGGAATTACGGAACCGGTGAAACCGGAAATAATGCAACACACGAATTGGACGTTGCGCGTTGGGCTCTGCAGGTAGGTTTTCCGAACAATGTACATGTTGAAGCTGATAAACGCCATTTTTTTAACGATGGCTGGGAAATGTATGACACCATGGATGCCACATTTAAATTTGATGAAAACAAAGTAATAAAATGGGATGGCCGTAGCCGTTCGGGACACGATACCTACGGAATGGGTGGCCGTGGCACAATTATTTACGGTAGCGAAGGAACTGTTTTTGTTGATCGGGGTAAATACATCCTTTACGATAGAAACGGTAAAATTGTAAAAGACAGCAAATCGGCAACTCAAGAAGCGGGTACTGCACTTGGTGGAGGTGGTGATACCTCAACCAAACACGTGCAGAATTGGTTTAACGGTATTCGCGGAAAAGAAAACCTGAATGCCCACATTGCGGAAGGGGCTATAAGTATGACAATGGTGCATTATGCGAATGTTGCCTACCGTATTGGTCATGGTTTTGATATTTGTGGAAAAACAGGGATGATGTTTGACCGCGCTGCCATGAAGTTGTGGGGGCGAGAATATGATCCGAACTGGGAACCAAAAATCTAA
- a CDS encoding DUF1080 domain-containing protein produces the protein MRNLISILFLISFLLIGTTTNAQNDWVNLFNGENLDGWVQRNGEATYDVVDGVIVGTTVAGTPNSFLCTEKNYSDFVFEVELLVEPNMNSGIQFRSLSLPEYNNGRVHGYQCEVDPSERAWSAGIYDEARRGWLYPLDLNPDARKALKMGEWNKYRIECIGNSIRTWLNDIPVAHVIDDMTAEGFIALQVHGIGNNKEKEGQQIKWRNVRIKTENLEPDFYANIHVENLLANDLSIVEKKQGFKLLFDGESTNCWISAKTGKFPEQGWQVKDGILSVLSSKADSSKKGGDIITKKEFGPFEMKFEFMYTEGANSGIKYGIGNNGPGLGLEYQILDDEKHADAKKGAVGNRTMSSLYDLIPSTKEKRFTKGANEWNRGRIVVYPCGKVQHWLNGRKVVEYTKGDAIFKALVARSKYAKFEGFGMAEKGPILLQDHNDTVHFRSLKIREL, from the coding sequence GTGAGAAACTTAATTTCGATTTTATTTCTTATTAGTTTCCTTCTAATAGGAACAACTACAAATGCCCAAAACGACTGGGTAAATTTATTTAATGGTGAAAACCTGGATGGTTGGGTACAGCGCAATGGTGAAGCAACATACGATGTTGTTGATGGTGTAATCGTTGGTACCACGGTAGCCGGAACACCCAATTCCTTTTTATGTACAGAGAAAAATTACAGCGATTTTGTTTTTGAAGTAGAATTGCTCGTAGAGCCCAATATGAATTCAGGTATACAATTCAGAAGTTTAAGCTTGCCTGAATACAATAACGGGCGTGTACATGGTTATCAGTGCGAAGTTGATCCCTCAGAAAGGGCGTGGAGCGCGGGAATATACGATGAAGCCCGACGTGGATGGCTTTATCCGCTCGATTTAAATCCTGATGCCCGAAAAGCATTGAAGATGGGAGAATGGAATAAATACCGCATTGAATGTATTGGTAATTCAATTCGCACCTGGTTAAATGATATTCCGGTGGCACATGTAATCGACGATATGACCGCTGAAGGTTTTATTGCGTTGCAGGTTCACGGAATAGGAAACAATAAGGAAAAAGAAGGCCAACAGATTAAATGGCGCAATGTGCGTATAAAAACTGAAAACCTGGAGCCTGACTTTTATGCCAATATACATGTTGAAAACCTGTTGGCTAACGATTTAAGTATTGTTGAGAAAAAGCAAGGATTTAAATTGTTATTTGATGGTGAATCAACTAATTGCTGGATAAGTGCAAAAACAGGAAAATTCCCTGAACAAGGATGGCAGGTAAAAGATGGTATTTTAAGTGTACTTTCAAGCAAGGCCGATTCGAGCAAAAAGGGAGGCGATATTATTACCAAAAAAGAATTTGGCCCCTTTGAGATGAAATTTGAATTTATGTATACCGAAGGCGCAAACAGCGGGATAAAATATGGCATAGGCAATAATGGCCCTGGTTTAGGTTTGGAGTACCAGATTTTAGATGATGAAAAACATGCTGATGCAAAAAAAGGCGCAGTAGGTAACCGCACCATGTCTTCGTTGTACGACCTTATTCCCTCGACCAAGGAGAAACGTTTTACAAAAGGCGCAAACGAATGGAACCGGGGACGCATTGTTGTTTATCCTTGCGGCAAGGTGCAGCACTGGTTAAACGGCAGAAAAGTGGTGGAGTATACAAAGGGTGATGCTATTTTTAAAGCTTTGGTTGCCCGCAGTAAATATGCAAAATTCGAAGGTTTCGGAATGGCCGAAAAAGGACCGATTCTGCTTCAGGACCATAATGATACAGTGCATTTCAGAAGTTTAAAAATACGCGAACTTTAA
- a CDS encoding serine hydrolase, translating into MKKAQKWKLLRNGKASLLNNISIIEILPSLSRMVFLLVILCFAIGCSNENHNEDEAINDMYFPPTNTALWETISPTELHWNMEVLTELEDFLETNNTRAFLILKNGRIVVENYWGQTILNNADFNQNSKWYWASAGKSLTATLVGIARQEGFLDINAKTNEYLGPGWTALPADKEDLIKVHHQLSMTTGLDYQLADLDCTIPDCLKYATDAGNQWFYHNAPYSLLEEVVVNATATTYNQFTAEYLGRKIGMNGTWIKSGYNNVFWSTAREAARFGLLIQNKGTWFDSKILKDENYFAQMTQSSQELNPSYGYLWWLNGTNKVILPGFSASVSRSLCPDAPTDLIAAMGKNGQFIEIIPSKGLVIVRMGEAPGEAVLPIVFHDEMWEILERLQ; encoded by the coding sequence TTGAAAAAAGCACAAAAGTGGAAATTGCTTCGCAATGGAAAAGCAAGCCTGCTTAATAATATATCGATTATTGAAATCCTTCCCTCGCTTTCTCGTATGGTTTTTCTTTTGGTTATTTTGTGCTTTGCCATTGGCTGTAGCAATGAAAACCATAACGAGGATGAAGCGATAAATGACATGTATTTTCCTCCTACAAATACTGCTTTGTGGGAGACAATTTCACCTACAGAATTGCACTGGAATATGGAGGTATTAACCGAACTCGAAGATTTTCTGGAAACGAATAATACCCGGGCATTTTTAATTTTAAAAAACGGACGCATTGTAGTTGAAAACTACTGGGGCCAAACAATTCTTAACAACGCTGATTTTAACCAAAATTCAAAATGGTATTGGGCCTCGGCAGGTAAATCGTTAACGGCAACCTTGGTTGGCATAGCCAGGCAGGAGGGATTTCTTGATATTAATGCAAAAACAAACGAATACCTTGGGCCTGGGTGGACTGCTTTACCTGCGGATAAAGAAGACCTGATAAAAGTACATCACCAATTGAGCATGACAACTGGTTTGGATTACCAGTTGGCTGATTTGGATTGCACAATCCCGGACTGTTTAAAATATGCTACTGATGCCGGTAATCAATGGTTTTACCATAATGCTCCATACTCTTTGCTTGAAGAGGTTGTAGTTAATGCTACAGCAACAACGTATAACCAATTTACTGCTGAATACCTGGGGCGAAAGATTGGAATGAACGGCACCTGGATAAAAAGTGGATATAATAACGTATTCTGGAGTACAGCACGCGAAGCGGCACGGTTTGGTTTGCTTATTCAAAATAAGGGTACATGGTTTGATTCCAAAATTTTAAAAGACGAAAATTACTTTGCCCAAATGACACAATCATCACAAGAATTAAACCCATCGTATGGTTACTTGTGGTGGTTAAACGGAACAAATAAAGTAATTCTACCCGGTTTCTCAGCTTCAGTATCAAGAAGTTTGTGCCCGGATGCACCAACCGACCTTATTGCCGCAATGGGTAAAAACGGTCAGTTTATCGAAATTATTCCAAGCAAAGGATTGGTAATTGTACGAATGGGTGAAGCTCCCGGAGAAGCAGTACTCCCGATAGTCTTTCATGATGAAATGTGGGAGATTCTCGAGCGGCTTCAATAA
- a CDS encoding FAD:protein FMN transferase, with amino-acid sequence MAEPTVFSDTFLAFGSHCDVVLPNVEATEAKKIFQQIKTEMEQLESSISRYSLVSDIHQINQTEKDVWIDVSEDVWEVLAIAGDFYNMSQGAFDVSVNPLQKLWSENEQVEDNELKTVREKCGFDKIEFDFDNKKICFREAGLELDFGAFEKGFALDIIKPLLFEIGVKDAIVSFEEDAVLAIGKHPVGEKWPLGVRNQQSPNEFLHVFETTNQCIFTAGTVFVRDDGEGMKERKIISPESGRPVEGKKTVTVKADAATMGAFIANTWLILPENDKNIIAQQLNNVEILEVEYLDDDVKTRLSIIEGEEN; translated from the coding sequence ATGGCAGAACCTACAGTTTTTAGCGATACTTTTCTGGCTTTTGGCAGCCATTGCGATGTGGTACTTCCGAATGTGGAAGCCACCGAAGCAAAAAAAATATTCCAGCAGATTAAAACCGAGATGGAGCAGCTTGAAAGTTCTATCAGTCGGTATAGTTTAGTTTCTGATATTCACCAAATTAATCAAACAGAAAAAGATGTTTGGATTGATGTTTCAGAAGATGTTTGGGAAGTTCTTGCCATTGCCGGCGATTTTTATAATATGAGCCAGGGGGCTTTTGATGTAAGCGTAAATCCCCTACAAAAATTATGGTCGGAGAACGAACAGGTGGAAGACAACGAATTGAAGACCGTACGCGAGAAATGTGGATTTGATAAGATTGAATTTGATTTCGATAATAAAAAGATTTGTTTTCGCGAGGCAGGTCTTGAGCTTGATTTTGGTGCTTTTGAGAAAGGTTTTGCTCTTGATATAATAAAACCATTGCTTTTTGAAATCGGAGTAAAAGATGCAATCGTAAGTTTTGAAGAAGACGCAGTGTTGGCCATCGGAAAACATCCAGTTGGCGAAAAATGGCCATTAGGAGTTAGAAATCAGCAAAGTCCCAATGAGTTTTTACATGTTTTTGAAACTACAAACCAATGTATTTTCACTGCTGGAACGGTATTTGTTCGTGACGACGGCGAAGGAATGAAAGAACGAAAAATTATTAGCCCGGAAAGTGGCAGGCCGGTTGAAGGGAAAAAAACAGTTACCGTAAAAGCAGACGCTGCAACTATGGGTGCTTTTATAGCAAACACCTGGTTGATTTTACCCGAAAATGATAAAAATATTATCGCCCAACAATTAAATAATGTCGAAATTTTGGAAGTAGAATACCTTGATGATGACGTGAAAACACGGCTTTCAATAATTGAAGGGGAGGAAAACTAA
- a CDS encoding Gfo/Idh/MocA family oxidoreductase, whose product MTSRRKFIKKSAATVGALTIVPSSVLFARDEIRNAAGEVIRARVVAPSDKVNMAFCGIGNRGGQILKAFNETGLVNTTVLCDVDMGAKHTVENIKAYPKATQYQDFREMMEKSAKEFDAVCVGTPDFSHFPITILAMSQGKHVYVEKPLTRTFHESELLIQAAKKYKVATQMGNQGHSEANYFQFKTWVEAGIIKDVTRITAHMNNKRRWHGWDINMKEFPVNPHIPETLDWDTWLMTAKYHGYHEDFINGQWRCWYEHGMGALGDWGAHIIDTAHEFLELGLPEEVNAVMLKGHNDLFFPQSSTLEFKFPKRKKMPACTINWFDGLDNIPAVPEGYGNLEIDPNIPPPSTGALQPAKLPPGKEIYGKDLTFKGGSHGSTLSIIPEEAAKDMASKLPEVPKSPSNHFENFVKAAKGEEKTRSPFEISGPLSQVFCLGTIAQRLNANIKFDRKTKTITNNKLANDLLIGAPPRKGWEEFYKL is encoded by the coding sequence ATGACATCAAGAAGAAAGTTTATTAAAAAATCGGCAGCTACTGTTGGGGCATTAACTATTGTGCCTTCAAGCGTTTTGTTTGCCAGAGATGAAATACGAAATGCCGCTGGTGAAGTAATCCGGGCGCGGGTTGTTGCACCAAGCGATAAGGTAAATATGGCTTTTTGCGGTATCGGAAATCGTGGCGGTCAGATTTTGAAAGCTTTTAACGAAACCGGTTTAGTGAATACCACGGTACTTTGCGATGTGGATATGGGAGCAAAACATACCGTTGAAAATATAAAAGCTTATCCGAAAGCTACACAATACCAGGATTTTAGGGAAATGATGGAGAAATCAGCTAAAGAATTTGATGCTGTTTGCGTTGGTACTCCAGACTTTTCGCATTTTCCGATTACCATTTTGGCCATGTCGCAAGGCAAACATGTGTATGTTGAAAAACCGCTCACGCGTACTTTTCATGAATCGGAATTATTAATACAGGCCGCCAAAAAATATAAGGTGGCCACACAAATGGGTAACCAGGGTCACTCTGAAGCCAATTATTTTCAGTTTAAAACCTGGGTTGAAGCTGGAATTATTAAAGATGTAACCCGCATTACAGCCCACATGAACAACAAACGTCGTTGGCATGGATGGGACATTAACATGAAAGAATTTCCGGTAAATCCACATATTCCGGAAACGCTGGATTGGGACACGTGGCTGATGACAGCAAAATACCACGGTTACCACGAGGATTTTATTAACGGACAATGGCGTTGCTGGTACGAGCACGGAATGGGAGCATTGGGCGATTGGGGAGCACATATTATTGATACTGCTCATGAATTTTTGGAATTAGGATTACCGGAAGAAGTAAATGCAGTAATGTTGAAAGGACACAACGATCTGTTTTTCCCTCAGTCATCAACGCTGGAGTTTAAATTCCCGAAACGAAAAAAAATGCCCGCATGCACGATTAACTGGTTCGATGGTTTGGACAATATTCCGGCCGTACCTGAAGGCTACGGAAACCTGGAGATAGATCCGAATATTCCGCCACCAAGCACCGGAGCATTGCAGCCGGCAAAACTGCCACCCGGCAAAGAAATTTATGGAAAAGACCTTACATTTAAAGGAGGTTCGCATGGCAGTACCTTAAGTATTATTCCTGAAGAGGCTGCTAAAGATATGGCATCGAAACTGCCGGAGGTTCCTAAAAGCCCGTCGAATCATTTCGAAAATTTTGTGAAGGCGGCAAAAGGGGAAGAGAAAACCCGTTCGCCATTTGAGATTTCCGGACCGTTAAGCCAGGTATTTTGTTTGGGTACCATTGCCCAACGCTTGAATGCCAATATCAAATTCGATAGAAAAACAAAAACGATTACGAATAACAAGCTTGCAAACGACCTGCTTATTGGTGCACCTCCGCGCAAAGGTTGGGAAGAGTTTTATAAATTGTAA